From one Erinaceus europaeus chromosome 4, mEriEur2.1, whole genome shotgun sequence genomic stretch:
- the QRSL1 gene encoding glutamyl-tRNA(Gln) amidotransferase subunit A, mitochondrial, with protein sequence MTFLFSFFSLDHCGSRLGTKTMLGRSLREVSAALKQGQITPTELCQKCLSLIKKTKFLNAYITVSEEVALKQAEESERRYKKGHSLGNLDGIPVAIKDNFSTSGIKTTCASNMLKDYIPPYNATVVQKLLDQGAILMGKTNLDEFAMGSGSTDGAFGPVKNPWSYSKQHKAKRKEKPHAESEDPDWLIAGGSSGGSAAAVSAFTCFAALGSDTGGSTRNPAAHCGVVGFKPSYGLVSRHGLIPLVNSMDVPGILTRCVDDAAIVLGVLAGHDPKDSTTVQDPFKPFTLPTLTDVSKLRVGIPKEYLVPELSREVQSLWSKAADLFESEGAKVIEVSLPHTSYSIVCYHVLCTAEVASNMARFDGLEYGHRCNIDLSTEAMYAATRREGFNDVVRGRILSGNYFLLKENYENYFVKAQKVRRLIANDFVNVFNSGVDVLLTPTTLGEAVPYKEFIKEDNRTRSAQDDIFTQAANMAGLPAVSVPVALSNQGLPVGLQLIGPAFSDQQLLTVARWFEKQIHFPVIQLQEIMDDFSSVSENEKLPSISLKQ encoded by the exons TAAAGCAAGGCCAAATTACTCCAACTGAACTTTGTCAAAAATGTCTCTCTCTTATAAAGAAGACCAAGTTTTTAAATGCTTACATTACTGTATCAGAAGAAGTGGCCTTAAAGCAAGCAGAAGAATCAGAGAGAAGATATAAGAAAG GTCATTCACTTGGGAATTTAGATGGAATTCCTGTTGCAATAAAAGACAACTTTAGCACATCTGGCATTAAGACAACATGTGCATCAAACATGCTGAAAG ATTATATACCACCTTATAATGCTACCGTTGTCCAAAAACTGTTAGATCAGGGAGCTATATTAATgggaaaaacaaatttagatGAGTTTGCCATGGG ATCTGGAAGCACGGACGGTGCGTTTGGACCAGTTAAAAATCCCTGGAGTTACTCAAAACAGCACAAagcaaagaggaaggagaagcccCACGCTGAGAGCGAAGATCCAGATTGGCTCATAGCCGGGGGAAGTTCGGGAGGGAGCGCAGCCGCTGTGTCAGCATTCACGTGCTTTGC GGCTTTAGGGTCAGATACAGGAGGGTCAACCAGAAACCCAGCTGCCCACTGTGGAGTCGTTGGCTTTAAACCAAGCTATGGTTTAGTTTCTCGTCATGGTCTCATTCCCCTGGTGAATTCAATGGATGTGCCAGGAATCTTAACCAGATGTGTGGATGATGCAGCAATTGTCTTGG GTGTACTGGCTGGACACGACCCCAAGGACTCTACCACAGTGCAAGATCCTTTTAAACCCTTTACGCTTCCCACCTTGACAGATGTGAGCAAACTCCGTGTAGGAATTCCAAAG GAATACCTTGTGCCTGAACTATCAAGGGAAGTACAGTCTCTTTGGTCCAAGGCTGCTGACCTCTTTGAGTCTGAGGGAGCCAAAGTAATTGAAGTGTCCCTGCCCCACACCAGCTACTCTATTGTCTGCTACCATGTACTGTGCACAGCAGAAGTGGCGTCGAATATGGCAAGATTTGATGGACTAGAGTACG GTCACAGATGTAACATTGATCTGTCTACAGAAGCGATGTATGCTGCAACCAGACGAGAAGGGTTCAATGACGTGGTGAGAGGGAGAATTCTCTCAGGAAATTATTTCTTATTAAAAGA AAACTATGAGAATTATTTTGTCAAGGCGCAGAAAGTGAGAAGACTCATTGCTAATGACTTTGTGAATGTTTTCAACTCGGGGGTGGATGTCCTCCTAACCCCCACCACGTTGGGTGAAGCGGTCCCGTACAAGGAGTTCATCAAAGAAGACAACCGAACGCGAAGTGCCCAGGATGATATCTTCACACAGGCTGCAAATATGGCAG ggcTGCCGGCAGTGAGTGTCCCTGTGGCTCTGTCCAACCAGGGGCTGCCTGTGGGACTGCAGCTCATCGGACCTGCGTTCTCTGACCAGCAGCTTCTTACAGTCGCCAGATGGTTTGAAAAGCAAATCCACTTCCCTGTTATTCAGCTTCAAGAAATAATGGATGATTTTTCATCGGTCTCTGAAAATGAAAAGTTACCTTCTATCTCTCTAAAGCAGTAA